From Antennarius striatus isolate MH-2024 chromosome 9, ASM4005453v1, whole genome shotgun sequence, one genomic window encodes:
- the nbeal2 gene encoding neurobeachin-like protein 2 isoform X2, which translates to MDWLISQCQLKDVSYLQQWLEAFVASFERLIDVQSLEPRRLEESSSEVPLLPREVLVFLSTQLWDSTAHFSGGEEHNSSTPHPLLLMKFFIIVCRNMENIDPDRTPGFVFETIKLLSFCLEQIKVGQKESSLQLVVQYGLVLCESLFDPYQTWRRRLAGEEVSLLERNKYKFSPLDLPEELPALCHESFQESEQIPELLTLRMVHLQGAIISGGKKNGLLAITSQAVEDLFSVLRGWCCRTSTQPKDTGLPRLTLQCLTAMIHLLHCSSPVERQVDIRTILDSFFQLLNWNRPLSISEHQDMQSWEESLVSLQSQMLTAVPEILQCSDRPVLQAVFLNNNCFEHILRLIQNSKLFQSNRLRPEREIMCDLTTCLLTEVEVDQVWEKGTDSITIHALGVLTAIMSNSPSAKEVFKERIGYPQLFDVLKSQGQPTTRLLQELMNMAVEGQHAHAHHLGISNEQPLLLLLQWLPELSGQRNLQLLVAQWLATVCGGSLSCRTVAVEAGMVGTLLQVLAQPQSLDRQCADALLGLLQDLGSLCLRPEELKSLLRLLRVDQDNCAAVGKVHPYCARVIRVISAMTAREGQDGALQYFDLTPPMAGIMVPTVQRWPGSGFAFHAWLCLNMEFSSNHKPVSSGAAPQQDVGKGARRKQLYSFFTASGTGLEAFFTTEGVLVIAVCTKKDYMAVVLPEHKLADSSWHSVAVVHIPGRRPFGQNLVTIYIDGEQCKTAQLRFPSFSEPFTSCCIGSAGHRTTTTTTSPHLPASTYSNPSSPEFAFPTTPSLIRSQSFPASFAGGRWGSLGESPVHTIPAGLQDTEWGTPTSLDGLLGTVFICHEALQLTQARALHAAGPNHVSLFKADGELSDLNNKLLLYYTPQAFKSQICLDLSPNHQYDGRLTGHRVVNWDIKDVVNVLGGLGVLMPLLEQVCEAEPIYNGGQDISDLLGPELTSPRGSAAMLLPLNKSAEIRLERNSIAAFLLMVKNLICHHPVNQESLLQCHGPSIIGAMLSKVPGSMMDMNVLMALQLLLEQVFNEGNSLLLQQLYQYLLFDFRIWTKSHFAVCLAHVQYLSSVIKKGKQRMKRKYGVQYILDAIRTFYSVEKDGSSLPDEKQTIQTSLFALLKDFLKSPTPEELHSVLAFILSVGEEQQAVRALDVLYELLRSSPPREQVQAVLLEWGVEQLYCLLLTSNFGDEVRERVFRVLYKILKSERVSERNKQRVKLKDFGYLGLVCFLDDIPVTMTTVRCLYEQVLATDSSPNFRDLLAVVSLSHRAELTVRLDVCRKLFHLIYSNEDYVKQLARQPGWQDILTKLYVKESYGSQANSITGSSNHSSFEAGYRPALRREQALVIDEAKVDLFLSYRSSQDIEDEEEDESGQRDISEGFSDLSQSPPYKNYNSHLEFKSFDSVDQESHSSSISNAVDITSFRPDEEGRDYHPLSPFASPFDLDLGCMGDTGTHTPAGSLTNTPSPLENFKSFPPQRPRKSSSLSNVLDDTSYGTDPPPGDTISNTSNPQQTPEEELCNLLTNIVFSVLWSRNGAEAGEDVVWRERGQVFSVLTKLGSSCQLVRPPDDIKRSLLEMMLESSLSDLRDAQGVTLPFCPSLVRLLRLLQDFLFAEGTDNHTLWSEKIFEGVVNLLDKLKAWHSTPGSPGNTELKEMAQIGLRIITGYIQQQHSPVFEMAYLKLHSLLQTVLCLSWEEVCFLLGQLGAHLWPGGVMDGTNYGHPEAFPHLVPIVRTLLDQHADPITLQSLLPNLPITNGSTTFAQDLKAYCHTVEWQGFYRHQVQPTMEQYELDTFGRIHDIMSNFWNSCFDDLMSTAFKRDKDRSDSKSKFQEVIVDPYLKRVRSENSRYVSWQKQSSSQMGAVWQHWRALRRLLTSERGAWASRVQPEVKLKLSIAETYSKMRLKLVPNYNYDPHSEASAQRDNMGADSPRSSETLPLAVAKEAKVSDMEDDQLGEEDVVFLDDKVEGEDENQKEKLVLSEDCELITIVAVVPGRLEVTTHHLYFYDGSSEKEETEEGIGFDFKRPLSQLREVHLRRYNLRRSALELFFIDQTHYFINFKKKVRNKVYSRILGLRPPNLFYFGSRSPQELLKSSGLTQKWVCREISNFEYLMQLNTIAGRTYNDLSQYPVFPWVLCDYTSPILNLEDPEVFRDLSKPIGVVNPRHAQNVREKFESFEDPTGTTDKFHYGTHYSNAAGVMHYMIRMEPFTTLHIQLQSGRFDCADRQFHSVAAAWQARMESPADVKELIPEFFYFPEFLQNMNGFDLGRLQISQESVTDVLLPRWATSREDFIRKHRKALECEHVSSHLHEWIDLIFGYKQRGEEAVKALNVFYYCTYEGAVDLDAIANETERKALEGIISNFGQTPCQLLKEPHPPRMSAEGTSRRQARLDTVPLNIFEQLTKLRPFVEVVSDGLPLVQAVVPKNQNRSFIIQGSDMLVTVSSNGLIGTHSWLPYDKNIANYFTFTKDPTMTNPKTQRFLSGPFSPGVEISAQVLVVSNDGRLLFSGGHWDCSLRVTQLGKGKLVGRICRHIDVVTCLALDLCGIYLISGSKDTSCIVWQVLQQGGFSSGLSPRPVQVLCGHDQEVTCVAISTELDMAVSGSKDGTVIVHTIRRGQFLRTLRPPVDSCVPAQISELQVGMEGHIVVQTSREERSRRKGKYSIHVYSVNGCLLSSFTMDEQVTALHLVSEYIILGTMQGSLHIRDLCSLDAPVTPLALKVPVRCVSVTKECSHILVGLEDGKLIVVGAGKPEEVRTGQFPRRLWGSTRRISQVSSGETEYNPTENAGK; encoded by the exons ATGGACTGGCTCATAAGTCAATGCCAGTTG AAAGATGTGAGCTATCTGCAGCAGTGGTTGGAGGCATTTGTGGCATCCTTTGAGAGACTCATTGATGTGCAGTCACTGGAGCCTCGGAG GTTGGAGGAGAGCAGCTCAGAGGTGCCCTTGCTCCCCAGGGAGGTTCTTGTGTTTCTCAGCACCCAGCTTTGGGACAGCACAGCTCACTTCTCTGGTGGTGAAGAGCACAACAGCAGCACCCCACATCCCCTTCTCCTCATGAAATTCTTCATCATTGTGTGCAG AAATATGGAGAACATCGACCCAGACAGGACCCccggttttgtttttgaaaccATCAAGCTTTTGAGTTTCTGTTTGGAGCAG ATAAAAGTGGGACAAAAGGAATCATCTCTGCAACTGGTTGTCCAGTATGGACTTGTGCTGTGTGAGAGTCTGTTTGACCCTTATCAAACATGGAGGAGACGCCTGGCTGG GGAGGAGGTGAGCCTGCTGGAAAGGAACAAGTATAAGTTCTCCCCACTGGACTTGCCAGAGGAGCTGCCTGCGTTGTGTCATG AAAGTTTCCAGGAAAGCGAGCAGATCCCAGAGCTCCTGACGCTCAGAATGGTTCACCTCCAGGGCGCTATCATCAGCGGAGGAAAG AAGAATGGCCTTCTCGCCATCACCTCTCAGGCTGTTGAGGACTTGTTCTCTGTTCTGCGGGGCTGGTGCTGTCGGACATCTACTCAACCCAAAGACACGGGGCTTCCACGACTTACCTTGCAGTGCCTGACCGCCATGATCCACCTCCTGCACTGCAGCAGTCCAGTGGAGCGGCAGGTGGACATCAGGACAATACTTGACAGcttcttccagctcctcaaCTGGAATCGTCCCCTCAGCATCAGCGAGCATCAAGACATGCAGAGCTGGGAAGAAAGCCTGGTCTCCCTACAGAGCCAAATGCTAA CTGCAGTTCCTGAGATCCTGCAGTGCTCTGACCGACCGGTCCTGCAGGCCGTGTTCCTTAACAACAACTGCTTTGAACACATCCTCAGGCTCATTCAGAACAGCAAG CTCTTTCAGAGCAACAGGCTTAGGCCAGAGCGTGAGATTATGTGTGACCTCACTACATGTTTACTCACAGAGGTCGAAGTGGACCAG GTTTGGGAGAAAGGAACTGACAGTATTACAATCCATGCTCTGGGAGTCCTCACAGCAATTATGAGTAACTCACCCTCTGCTAAA GAGGTTTTCAAGGAGAGGATTGGCTACCCTCAGCTATTTGATGTGTTGAAAAGTCAAGGTCAACCCACCACAAGACTGTTgcaagagttgatgaacatg GCTGTGGAGGGCCAACACGCTCACGCCCATCACCTCGGCATTAGTAACGAACAGCCtttattgctgctgctgcagtggcTGCCTGAGCTATCGGGTCAGAGaaaccttcagctgctggtAGCCCAGTGGCTGGCTACTGTTTGTGGTGGTTCTTTGTCCTGTCGGACTGTGGCTGTGGAGGCTGGTATGGTGGGTACTCTCCTGCAGGTACTCGCTCAGCCACAGAGTCTGGACAGGCAGTGTGCAGATGCTCTGCTGGGACTCCTGCAGGACCTCGGCTCTCTGTGTCTGAGACCAGAGGAGCTGAAGAGCCTACTCAGGCTTCTCAGGGTGGATCAGGACAATTGCGCAGCGGTGGGGAAGGTGCACCCCTACTGTGCTCGCGTCATCCGAGTGATCTCGGCCATGACGGCAAGGGAAGGCCAGGACGGCGCCTTGCAGTACTTTGATCTCACACCCCCCATGGCAGGAATTATGGTCCCCACAGTCCAACGTTGGCCTGGCAGCGGGTTTGCCTTCCATGCTTGGCTGTGTCTTAACATGGAGTTCTCCAGCAACCACAAACCTGTCAGCTCAGGGGCAGCACCTCAGCAAGACGTGGGGAAAGGAGCACGCAGGAAGCAGCTCTACAG TTTCTTTACTGCGAGTGGAACTGGGCTAGAAGCCTTCTTCACCACGGAGGGCGTGCTGGTTATTGCTGTTTGCACTAAGAAAGACTACATGGCCGTCGTGCTGCCTGAACATAAACTGGCAGACTCCTCCTGG cATTCAGTAGCTGTAGTCCATATCCCTGGCCGCCGTCCAtttggtcagaacctggtcacCATCTACATTGATGGCGAACAATGTAAAACTGCTCAGCTTCGTTTTCCATCTTTCAGTGAG CCTTTTACCTCCTGCTGCATCGGCTCAGCAGGTCACCGgaccacaaccaccaccacctccccccacCTGCCTGCTTCCACGTACTCCAACCCATCATCTCCAGAGTTCGCCTTCCCTACTACACCCTCCCTCATCCGTTCGCAGTCTTTCCCAGCTTCCTTTGCAGGAGGCCGTTGGGGGTCTTTGGGGGAATCTCCGGTGCATACCATCCCAGCAGGACTGCAGGACACAGAGTGGGGCACACCAACGTCTCTTGATGGGCTCCTGGGTACCGTCTTTATCTGCCACGAGGCTCTGCAGCTGACACAAGCCAGAGCTCTGCACGCTGCAG GCCCAAACCACGTGTCCTTATTCAAAGCGGATGGAGAGCTGTCTGATCTCAACAACAAGCTTCTGCTCTACTACACTCCACAG GCCTTCAAGAGTCAGATATGTTTGGACCTGTCACCCAATCACCAGTATGACGGCAGACTTACGGGACACCGTGTGGTGAACTGGGACATCAAG GATGTTGTAAATGTGCTGGGAGGTTTAGGAGTTTTGATGCCACTGCTTGAGCAGGTTTGTGAGGCGGAGCCAATTTACAACGGAGGTCAGGACATCTCAGACCTGCTGGGACCAGAGCTCACCTCACCCAGAGGCAGTGCTGCCATGCTGCTGCCACTCAACAAGTCTGCAG agATCCGATTAGAGAGAAACAGCATCGCCGCCTTCCTGCTGATGGTGAAAAACCTGATTTGTCATCATCCTGTCAATCAGGAAAGTCTCCTACAATGTCACGGGCCGAGCATCATCGGAGCCATGCTCAGCAAA GTTCCTGGCAGCATGATggacatgaatgttttaatggCGTTGCAGCTGCTGCTCGAACAGGTTTTCAATGAGGGCAACAGTCTTCTTCTGCAGCAACTCTATCAATACCTGCTCTTTGATTTCCGCATCTGGACTAAAAGCCACTTTGCTGTTTGTCTGG CTCATGTGCAGTACCTGTCTTCTGTAATAAAGAAAGGCAAGCAGCGCATGAAAAGGAAGTATGGGGTCCAGTATATTCTGGATGCCATTCGCACATTCTACAG TGTGGAGAAAGATGGCAGCTCTCTGCCCGATGAAAAGCAGACCATTCAGACTTCTCTGTTCGCCTTACTGAAAGACTTCCTGAAGTCTCCCACACCAGAGGAGCTTCATAGTGTCCTCGCCTTCATTCTGTCTGTAGGAGAGGAGCAACAG GCAGTGAGGGCTTTGGATGTCCTGTATGAACTCCTGAGGAGCAGCCCCCCTCGTGAGCAGGTACAGGCAGTGCTTCTGGAGTGGGGGGTGGAGCAGCTGTACTGCTTGCTGCTCACTTCAAACTtcggagatgaagtcagagagagagTCTTCAGG GTTTTATACAAAATCCTCAAAAGTGAGAGAGTGTCTGAACGCAACAAGCAACGCGTTAAACTGAAGGATTTCGGATATCTTGGCCTGGTGTGTTTCCTAGATGACATTCCAGTAACCATGACGACTGTTCGATGTCTATACGAGCAGGTCCTTGCTACAG ATTCCAGCCCCAACTTCAGAGACCTCCTGGCTGTGGTCAGTTTGTCCCATCGAGCTGAGCTCACCGTCCGATTAGATGTGTGTCGGAAG CTGTTTCACCTGATTTACTCCAATGAGGATTACGTGAAGCAGCTTGCGAGGCAACCTGGCTGGCAAGACATCCTGACTAAGCTGTATGTGAAGGAATCCTACGGGTCCCAAGCCAACAGCATcacaggctccagcaaccacAGCTCATTTGAAGCCGGCTACCGGCCAGCGTTACGCAGGGAACAAGCCCTGGTCATAGATGAAGCAAAAGTAGACCTCTTCCTGAGCTACCGCAGCTCGCAAGACattgaggatgaggaggaggatgaaagtGGTCAGCGGGACATCTCTGAGGGATTCTCTGACTTATCTCAGTCGCCTCCTTACAAAAACTATAATAGCCACCTTGAATTCAAGTCGTTTGATTCAGTGGATCAGGAGAGccactcctcctccatctccaatGCAGTTGACATCACCTCGTTTCGTCCAGATGAGGAGGGGAGAGACTACCATCCCCTCTCCCCCTTTGCATCACCCTTTGACTTAGACCTAGGATGTATGGGGGATACtggaacacacactcctgctggtAGTCTCACCAACACACCATCTCCTTTGGAGAATTTTAAATCCTTTCCACCTCAAAGACCCAGGAAGAGCTCCAGTCTGTCCAATGTGCTTGATGACACCAGCTATGGGACAGACCCTCCTCCTGGAGATACCATCTCCAATACGTCCAACCCACAG CAAACCCCAGAGGAGGAGCTGTGCAACTTGCTAACTAACATCGTCTTCTCCGTGCTCTGGAGCCGTAATGGGGCTGAAGCAGGAGAGGATGTGGTGTGGAGAGAGCGAGGACAGGTGTTTTCTGTTCTTACCAAACTGGGCTCTTCCTGCCAACTGGTCCGCCCTCCTGATGACATCAAACGCAG tctgttGGAGATGATGCTGGAGTCGTCTCTCTCAGATCTGAGGGACGCCCAGGGAGTGACTCTGCCTTTCTGCCCCAGTCTGGTGCGGCTGCTCAGGCTGCtgcaggacttcctgtttgctgagggTACAGACAACCACACATTATGGAGTGAAAAG ATATTTGAGGGGGTGGTGAACCTGCTGGACAAGCTGAAGGCCTGGCACAGCACCCCCGGCAGCCCTGGGAACACTGAACTGAAGGAAATGGCCCAGATTGGCCTACGTATCATCACTGGATACATCCAGCAGCAGCACTCACCA gtGTTTGAGATGGCCTATCTGAAGCTCCACAGCCTTCTCCAGACTGTCCTTTGCCTCAGCTGGGAGGAGGTCTGTTTCCTGCTTGGGCAGCTTGGCGCCCACCTGTGGCCAGGAGGGGTAATGGATGGCACTAACTATGGTCATCCGGAGGCCTTCCCCCACCTGGTGCCCATCGTCAGGACGCTGCTCGACCAGCACGCCGACCCCATCACCCTCCAAAGCCTATTACCCAATCTGCCCATCACCAACGGAAGCACCACCTTCGCCCAGGACCTGAAGGCTTATTGCCACACAGTGGAGTGGCAGGGCTTCTACCGCCATCAG GTTCAACCCACCATGGAGCAATATGAGCTGGACACATTTGGGAGGATCCATGACATCATGTCAAATTTCTGGAATTCCTGCTTCGACGACCTGATGAGTACAGCCTTCAAACGGGATAAGGACCGATCTGACAGCAAGTCCAAGTTCCAG GAAGTGATCGTGGACCCCTACCTGAAGCGAGTCAGAAGTGAGAACAGCAGGTATGTCAGCTGGCAGAAGCAGAGCTCCAGCCAGATGGGGGCAGTGTGGCAGCACTGGAGAGCTCTCCGCCGGCTTCTGACCAGCGAGAGGGGAGCATGGGCCAGCAG AGTTCAACCAGAGGTGAAATTAAAATTATCAATTGCTGAGACCTATTCCAAGATGCGTCTCAAACTTGTGCCCAACTACAACTACGATCCTCACAGTGAGGCCAGTGCGCAAAGGGACAACATGG GAGCTGACAGCCCTCGTAGCTCTGAAACACTTCCATTAGCTGTTGCAAAGGAAGCCAAAGTAAGCGATATGGAGGACGATCAGTTAGGAGAGGAGGATGTTGTCTTTTTGGATGACAA ggtggaaggagaggatgagaaCCAGAAAGAAAAGCTGGTCCTGTCTGAAGACTGTGAGCTCATCACCATTGTGGCAGTTGTCCCAGGTCGTCTGGAGGTTACCACACACCATCTTTACTTCTATGATGGCAGCAGTGAGAAAGAAGAGACAGAGGAAG GAATCGGGTTTGATTTCAAGAGGCCTTTGTCTCAGCTCAGAGAAGTCCATCTGAGGCGGTACAACCTGCGGCGGTCCGCTCTGGAACTGTTCTTCATAGATCAGACCCATTACTTCATCAACTTCAAAAAGAAA GTACGGAACAAAGTCTACTCCAGAATCCTGGGGCTGCGGCCTCccaaccttttttattttggctCTCGCTCGCCCCAAGAGCTGCTAAAGTCATCTGGACTTACACag AAATGGGTTTGCAGAGAAATTTCCAATTTTGAGTATCTGATGCAACTGAACACCATCGCAGGACGCACGTATAACGACCTGTCACAGTATCCTGTG TTCCCCTGGGTCTTGTGTGACTATACATCTCCCATTTTAAACCTGGAGGACCCTGAAGTTTTCAGAGACTTGTCCAAACCCATCGGCGTAGTCAACCCAAGGCACGCACAGAATGTCCGAGAAAA ATTTGAGAGCTTTGAGGACCCAACAGGCACCACTGACAAATTCCACTATGGCACACACTATTCTAATGCAGCGGGCGTCATGCACTACATGATCCGCATGGAGCCATTCACAACTCTTCACATCCAGCTGCAGAGTGGCAG GTTCGATTGTGCAGACAGGCAGTTCCACTCTGTGGCGGCAGCCTGGCAGGCTCGCATGGAGAGTCCAGCTGATGTCAAAGAGCTGATCCCAGAGTTCTTCTACTTCCCAGAATTCCTTCAAAACATGAACG GGTTTGATCTGGGAAGATTGCAAATATCTCAGGAGTCAGTGACAGACGTTCTCTTGCCTCGCTGGGCCACATCAAGAGAGGACTTCATCCGAAAACACAGGAAAGCATTG GAATGTGAGCATGTGTCCAGTCACCTCCATGAGTGGATCGATCTGATCTTTGGTTATAAGCAGAGAGGTGAAGAGGCAGTAAAAGCCCTCAATGTCTTCTACTACTGCACTTATGAGG GTGCTGTAGATTTGGATGCAATCGCTAATGAGACCGAGCGTAAAGCCCTGGAAGGCATCATCAGCAACTTTGGGCAAACCCCATGTCAGCTCCTCAAG GAACCTCATCCTCCTCGCATGTCAGCTGAGGGTACATCGAGGCGACAGGCTCGCCTGGATACTGTGCCCCTGAATATCTTTGAACAGCTTACAAAGCTCCGGCCGTTTGTAGAG GTGGTCAGTGACGGACTTCCTCTGGTCCAGGCGGTGGTGCCAAAGAACCAGAATCGCTCCTTCATCATTCAGGGTTCAGATATGCTG GTGACTGTGAGTTCTAACGGGTTAATAGGGACACACAGCTGGTTGCCGTACGACAAAAACATCGCCAACTACTTCACCTTCACCAAGGATCCGACCATGACTAATCCCAA AACGCAACGCTTCTTGAGTGGACCTTTCTCTCCCGGGGTGGAGATCAGTGCTCAGGTTTTGGTGGTGTCCAATGATGGCCGTCTGCTGTTCAGTGGAGGACACTGGGACTGTAGTCTCCGCGTCACCCAGCTGGGGAAGGGCAAGCTGGTGGGCAGGATCTGCCGGCACATCG ATGTTGTTACATGCTTGGCTCTGGACCTCTGCGGCATCTACCTCATCTCTGGCTCAAAGGATACATCCTGTATCGTGTGGCAAGTTCTGCAGCAG GGAGGCTTCTCCAGTGGCCTGTCACCACGGCCAGTGCAGGTTCTCTGTGGACACGATCAGGAGGTCACCTGTGTCGCCATCAGCACTGAACTGGATATGGCTGtctcagggtcaaag GATGGTACTGTGATAGTGCACACCATCCGACGAGGCCAGTTCCTGCGAACTCTGCGGCCTCCTgttgacagctgtgtaccaGCCCAAATCTCTGAGCTCCAGGTGGGCATGGAGGGTCACATTGTGGTGCAGACTTCGCGGGAGGAACGCTCTCGTAGGAAG GGCAAATACTCCATTCATGTTTACTCAGTGAATGGCTGTCTGCTGTCTTCCTTCACCATGGACGAGCAGGTAACTGCTCTCCACCTGGTGTCTGAATACATCATTTTGGGAACCATGCAGGGCAGCCTCCACATACGGGATTTATGCAG CCTGGATGCTCCTGTAACACCCCTTGCCTTGAAAGTTCCTGTGAGGTGTGTGTCGGTCACTAAGGAGTGCAGCCACATCCTGGTGGGACTAGAAGATGGAAAGTTAATTGTGGTGGGGGCAGGGAAACCAGAGGAG GTCCGCACAGGACAGTTTCCCCGTCGCCTATGGGGCTCCACACGCCGAATCTCTCAGGTGTCATCAGGAGAAACTGAATACAATCCCACTGAGAATGCCGGTAAATGA